CAGGGCGTCTTGCTCGTCGAGAAATCCTGAACAAGTATGGCTATACCCGTGATGAATTTATCAAGGCTTGCGACAAAGTCCTTGACGACGGGAATAGCTGGGTGCCCTTCCAGATGGCTGTCTCTGATAGAGTAGATTCGTTGCTTGGAATTCCAAAAGTGGTTCCAGTGCAAAAGAAGGGGAAAAAATGATGAGAGCGTGTTTATGGGTTGTTTTGGTACTAAGCCTTGCGCTTTCTGCATTTGCGGCTCCTCCGCCGAAGCCCAAGCTTGTACACTGGATGAACTACACCGAGGCGTTGGAAAAGGCTAAAGGTTCGAGCAAACTTATTTTTGTGGACCTTTATGCGGACTGGTGCGTTCCTTGCCGCATCATGGATGCAAATACTTATACGGATCCGACTGTTGCATCGCTTTTGAATACGCGGTTTTTCCCGGTGAAGCTGGATGCGGATTCCCAAGATACGATTGTTTGCGATGGTAAACGCAAGACGGTACAGCGCTGCTATTTCGATGTGTGGGAATTGAACGTTTTACCTGCTATGGTTCTGATTGCTCCGAACGGACTTTCGATTTTGACGATAAAGGATTCATTTACTGCTGAAGAAATGAAGTATTTGCTTTATCAAATTCTCGAGAAAGAAAAGGAATGGATTTCTAAATGAGTGAAAATGTTCTCTTTTATGCTCAGATTGCATTCTGGGTTCTTTTGTTCTTGATTGTTCATTGCTATTTGCTTTTCCCGATGACGCTCCCGTTCGTGAGTGAAATCTTCAAGCGTAAAAAGAAAAAGGCGGAAGGCATCCCGGAGCTCCCGACCGTGTCTATCTTGATTTCGGCATACAATGAAGAAGCCGTGATTGAACGCAAGATCCATAACATTCTTGAAATCGATTATCCCAAGGAAAAGCTTGAAGTCTTGATTGGCGATGATGGCTCTGCAGACAAGACGGCAGAAATTATTGCACGCTATGCCGATCAGGGGATTACTTTGGTCAAGGCTCCGAAGAATGCGGGCAAGGCGGCAATGCTGAACCGCTTGCAGAAAATCGCAAAGAACGACATTCTGCTGTTCTGCGATGCGAATACGATGTTCTTCCCGAATGTGGTGCGTAAGCTTGTGGACCCGTTCAAGGACAAGAAGATCGGTTGCGCTTGCGGTCACTTGATTCTTTCGGACAAGAGCGGAAGCGTACTTGGCAAGGGCGAAAGCTCTTACTGGGATCTGGAAAGTGAAATCAAAAAGTTCGAAGGCGTGCTCGATCGCTTGATAGGTGGCAACGGTGCGCTTTATGCCATTCGCCGTGAACTTTATACGGAACTTCCGGTCAAGAAGAGCGTC
This genomic stretch from Fibrobacter sp. UWB16 harbors:
- a CDS encoding glycosyltransferase family 2 protein; translated protein: MSENVLFYAQIAFWVLLFLIVHCYLLFPMTLPFVSEIFKRKKKKAEGIPELPTVSILISAYNEEAVIERKIHNILEIDYPKEKLEVLIGDDGSADKTAEIIARYADQGITLVKAPKNAGKAAMLNRLQKIAKNDILLFCDANTMFFPNVVRKLVDPFKDKKIGCACGHLILSDKSGSVLGKGESSYWDLESEIKKFEGVLDRLIGGNGALYAIRRELYTELPVKKSVMDDFFVTTKILQKGYFCTFVDSAIGTEQTSKESSGEYRRKVRIGRANFNYLFSYLPLLNPFRPLLAYLFFSHKIVRWFSPHIIILLYVTNALLLTKGLFYQVTFGCMTLAFLVAVTKLLPSAYYFLLMNLAMLKGFFLAFKRERSGGWAREARSDE
- a CDS encoding DUF255 domain-containing protein, yielding MMRACLWVVLVLSLALSAFAAPPPKPKLVHWMNYTEALEKAKGSSKLIFVDLYADWCVPCRIMDANTYTDPTVASLLNTRFFPVKLDADSQDTIVCDGKRKTVQRCYFDVWELNVLPAMVLIAPNGLSILTIKDSFTAEEMKYLLYQILEKEKEWISK